In Pseudomonas sp. R76, one genomic interval encodes:
- a CDS encoding circularly permuted type 2 ATP-grasp protein codes for MPDLLDRYPLTAGTYHELLDDSGAVRAHWQRLLDHLQRSTPAQLAQRQALLTRQIQENGVTYNVYADPKGADRPWELDLLPHVLAFEEWQHLSAGIAQRARLLNAVLADLYGPQRLIKEGLLPAELVFGHNNFLWPCQGIQPPDGAFLHLYAVDLARTPDGRWWVTADRTQAPSGAGYALENRTIVSRAFPDLYRDLQVQHLTGFFRTLQETLARQAPSDDQSPLIVLLTPGRFNESYFEHLYLARQLGYPLVEGGDLTVRDSTVFLKTLSGLRRVHAIMRRLDDDFCDPLELRTDSALGVPGLLDAVRQGNVLVANALGSGVLESPGLLGFLPKINQFLFGEELILPSIATWWCGEAPVLAEALEKLPELLIKPAFPSQSFTPVFGRDLNDEQRQALAERMRARPYAYVAQELAQLSQAPVWHTVEDHLQHRAIGMRVYAVASDEGYRVLPGGLTRVAAEADAEVVSMQRGGASKDTWVLGERAAGGEHWRAQRPIGAHDLVRRDPYLPSRVVENLFWFGRYCERCDDSARWLRIVLARYVDGDDPRALQAAVELGETLRLLPEEGELPERLLAALLGDDWPSSLRSNLQRLQWAASQVRGKLSRENWQALVELQREALELESESPDFGELLDFLNRLVMSLAALSGFALDDMTRDEGWRFLMMGRRIERLQFLSSSLAAFLRGVAVFDQAGLEWLLELGNSSITYRSRYLAVPQLIPVLDLLLLDEQNPHAVLFQLKLVSRTLRRLNDDFGVPRETGLAPLVDRLARFDLGCLENPLFGESSVRAALDGLADLLQAVADESGQVSDRLALRHFAHVDDVSQQTVSV; via the coding sequence ATGCCCGACTTGCTCGACCGTTACCCGCTGACTGCGGGCACTTATCACGAACTGCTCGACGACAGTGGCGCGGTGCGTGCCCATTGGCAGCGTTTGCTCGATCACCTGCAACGCAGCACGCCCGCACAACTGGCTCAGCGCCAGGCGCTGCTGACCCGGCAGATCCAGGAAAACGGCGTGACCTACAACGTCTACGCCGACCCCAAAGGCGCCGACCGCCCGTGGGAGTTGGATTTGCTCCCGCATGTGCTGGCCTTTGAAGAGTGGCAGCACCTGTCAGCCGGTATCGCCCAGCGTGCGCGCCTGCTCAATGCCGTATTAGCTGATCTGTACGGCCCGCAACGCCTGATCAAAGAAGGTTTGTTGCCGGCGGAATTGGTGTTCGGCCACAACAACTTCCTGTGGCCGTGCCAAGGTATCCAGCCGCCCGACGGTGCGTTCCTGCATCTGTACGCCGTGGACCTCGCGCGCACGCCGGATGGCCGCTGGTGGGTCACGGCCGACCGGACCCAAGCGCCGTCGGGCGCAGGTTACGCGTTGGAAAACCGCACCATCGTGTCCCGCGCCTTTCCGGATTTGTACCGCGACCTGCAAGTGCAGCACCTCACCGGTTTCTTCCGCACGCTGCAGGAAACCCTGGCCCGCCAGGCACCGAGTGATGACCAGTCGCCGCTGATCGTGCTGCTCACGCCGGGGCGCTTCAACGAAAGCTATTTCGAACACCTTTACCTCGCGCGCCAGCTCGGCTACCCGTTGGTGGAAGGCGGCGACCTCACCGTGCGCGACAGCACCGTGTTCCTGAAAACCCTCAGTGGCCTGCGCCGGGTGCACGCGATCATGCGTCGCCTGGACGACGACTTCTGCGACCCGCTGGAGCTGCGCACCGACTCGGCTCTCGGCGTGCCCGGCCTGCTGGACGCCGTGCGCCAAGGCAATGTGCTGGTGGCCAACGCTCTGGGCAGTGGCGTGCTGGAGTCGCCGGGGTTGCTCGGCTTTTTGCCGAAGATCAACCAGTTCCTGTTTGGCGAAGAATTGATCCTGCCGTCCATCGCCACGTGGTGGTGCGGTGAGGCGCCGGTACTCGCCGAAGCCCTGGAAAAACTCCCGGAATTGCTGATCAAGCCCGCGTTTCCGTCGCAGAGCTTCACGCCGGTATTTGGCCGTGATTTGAACGACGAACAACGCCAGGCGCTGGCCGAACGCATGCGCGCGCGGCCTTATGCGTATGTCGCCCAGGAGCTGGCGCAATTGTCCCAGGCGCCGGTGTGGCACACCGTGGAGGACCACTTGCAACACCGCGCCATCGGCATGCGCGTGTACGCCGTGGCCAGCGATGAAGGCTATCGTGTGCTGCCTGGCGGCCTGACACGCGTGGCCGCCGAGGCCGATGCCGAAGTGGTGTCGATGCAGCGCGGTGGTGCGAGCAAAGACACCTGGGTGCTGGGTGAGCGCGCTGCCGGTGGCGAACACTGGCGTGCGCAGCGGCCCATTGGTGCCCACGACCTGGTGCGCCGCGATCCGTATCTGCCGTCGCGCGTGGTGGAAAACCTGTTCTGGTTTGGCCGCTACTGCGAACGTTGTGATGACAGCGCGCGCTGGCTGCGCATTGTGCTCGCGCGGTATGTCGACGGCGACGACCCGCGGGCGCTGCAAGCCGCTGTGGAGCTGGGCGAGACCTTGCGCTTGTTGCCGGAGGAGGGCGAGTTGCCCGAGCGTCTGCTGGCCGCCTTGCTCGGCGATGACTGGCCGTCGAGCCTGCGTTCCAACCTGCAGCGCTTGCAGTGGGCGGCGTCGCAGGTGCGCGGCAAGTTGTCCCGGGAAAACTGGCAGGCGCTGGTCGAGCTGCAGCGCGAAGCCCTGGAGCTGGAAAGCGAAAGCCCGGACTTCGGCGAGCTGCTGGATTTCCTCAACCGTTTGGTGATGTCCCTGGCGGCACTGTCCGGCTTTGCCCTGGACGACATGACCCGCGACGAAGGCTGGCGCTTCTTGATGATGGGCCGGCGTATCGAGCGTCTGCAGTTTCTCAGCAGCAGCCTCGCGGCGTTCCTGCGCGGCGTGGCGGTGTTTGATCAGGCCGGGCTTGAGTGGTTGCTGGAGCTGGGCAACAGCAGCATCACCTATCGCTCGCGCTACCTGGCCGTGCCGCAGTTGATCCCGGTACTCGACCTGTTGTTGCTGGATGAGCAGAACCCGCACGCGGTGCTGTTCCAGTTGAAGCTGGTCAGCCGCACCTTGCGACGGCTCAACGATGACTTTGGTGTGCCACGGGAAACCGGGCTGGCGCCGTTGGTCGACCGTCTGGCGCGGTTCGACCTCGGCTGCCTGGAGAACCCGTTGTTCGGCGAGTCCAGCGTGCGTGCCGCGCTGGATGGCCTGGCTGACCTGCTGCAAGCGGTCGCCGATGAGAGTGGGCAAGTGTCGGATCGCCTGGCCTTGCGCCATTTTGCCCATGTGGATGATGTCAGCCAGCAAACGGTGTCGGTGTGA
- a CDS encoding transglutaminase family protein, which yields MSARYQIFHDTHYHYDSPVSLAQQLAHLWPRPCAWQRCSSQQLEISPEPTARRDELDVFGNPITRLAFERPHDELLVNAGLTVEVLARPALDFQLSPAWDQTRDSLTYSSLPMSAELIEACRYRFESPYVHLKKTFVEFSESCFPPGEPLLLGVQALMEKIFSEFTFDAEATQVATPLVEVLERRRGVCQDFAHLMLACLRSRGLAARYISGYLLTQPPPGQPRLIGADASHAWVSVYCPVSGWVDFDPTNNVQPALEHITLAWGRDFSDVSPLRGVILGGGSHDPEVRVTVMPLE from the coding sequence ATGAGTGCGCGCTACCAGATTTTCCACGATACCCACTACCACTACGACAGCCCGGTGTCCCTGGCTCAGCAGCTGGCGCACCTGTGGCCACGGCCGTGCGCCTGGCAGCGTTGCAGTTCGCAGCAACTGGAAATCAGCCCCGAGCCGACTGCGCGCCGCGACGAGCTGGACGTATTCGGCAACCCGATCACCCGCCTGGCGTTCGAGCGGCCCCATGACGAGCTGCTGGTCAATGCCGGGCTGACCGTGGAAGTGCTGGCGCGGCCTGCGCTGGATTTTCAGCTCTCACCCGCCTGGGACCAGACCCGCGACAGCCTGACCTATAGCAGCCTGCCCATGTCCGCCGAGCTGATCGAAGCCTGCCGCTATCGCTTCGAATCGCCCTACGTGCACCTGAAAAAAACCTTCGTCGAGTTTTCCGAAAGCTGCTTTCCACCCGGCGAGCCATTGCTGCTGGGCGTGCAGGCGTTGATGGAGAAGATTTTCAGCGAATTCACCTTTGATGCCGAAGCCACCCAGGTGGCTACGCCGCTGGTGGAAGTGCTGGAGCGACGTCGCGGCGTGTGCCAGGACTTCGCCCACCTGATGCTCGCCTGCCTGCGCTCACGCGGTTTGGCGGCGCGTTACATCAGCGGCTACCTGCTCACCCAGCCACCGCCCGGCCAGCCACGGCTGATCGGCGCCGATGCGTCCCACGCGTGGGTTTCGGTGTATTGCCCGGTGTCGGGCTGGGTAGATTTTGATCCGACCAACAATGTGCAGCCGGCACTGGAGCACATCACCCTGGCCTGGGGCCGTGATTTCTCTGATGTGTCGCCGTTGCGGGGGGTGATTCTGGGAGGTGGGAGCCATGACCCGGAGGTGCGGGTGACGGTGATGCCGTTGGAATAA